Proteins from a genomic interval of Niabella soli DSM 19437:
- a CDS encoding RagB/SusD family nutrient uptake outer membrane protein, which yields MKRNTIILLLSAFAGLAFFTGCKKFLDRKPLTQTLDDLHQGVLEAQSMGLYNTFNTYAGLNELPWLDFMSIRDDDAQKGSSATDGAEVNAEFETFQYSKDDWAPNTFWNDHYTLINQANKEIYFADSLKMTDKSSLRNVGEALFFRAFSFFDLVRTYGEVPLINFYFTNAIDGIKPKSPVADIYAQIDADLAKALDYLPQTWEVGTSNPYPGRLTKGAVNTLWAQTYLFRANWAKVVSLCNEVVASNQYSLLPNFYDIWKDGLDGAGKNSAESILEHQNLQGKNLVPNQGSNWGTSQNVRQGGAAKEWNLGWGWNTPTQKLVDAWDDSDPRKRMTILYSGQSDGGPTQGGYGATLPAYNPGPGLDQPYWNKKVYSDPQMRALTGTIGGGNASWISHRQLRYADVILMLAEASNEMGDGATAATNLELIRNRASGNLGPARTIVPKIAFANQAQMRTAIKNERRFEFAMEGYRFFDLVRWGDAQTELGSLGYTNRCRYYPIPQKAIDLSKVNGVPVLKQNPEWP from the coding sequence ATGAAACGAAATACTATAATACTCTTGTTAAGCGCTTTTGCCGGGCTGGCTTTTTTTACAGGATGTAAAAAATTCCTCGACCGGAAACCGCTTACGCAAACCCTGGACGACCTGCACCAGGGTGTATTGGAAGCACAAAGCATGGGCTTATATAACACCTTTAATACTTATGCAGGGCTGAACGAGTTGCCCTGGCTGGACTTTATGAGCATCCGTGATGATGATGCCCAAAAGGGAAGCAGTGCTACGGATGGGGCGGAAGTAAATGCGGAGTTTGAAACCTTTCAGTATTCAAAAGACGACTGGGCGCCCAATACTTTCTGGAATGATCATTACACGTTAATTAACCAGGCAAATAAAGAGATCTATTTTGCCGACTCATTAAAAATGACCGACAAAAGCTCCCTGCGCAATGTTGGAGAAGCGTTATTTTTCAGGGCGTTTTCCTTTTTTGACCTGGTGCGTACTTATGGGGAGGTGCCATTGATCAATTTTTATTTTACCAACGCCATTGATGGCATCAAACCCAAATCACCGGTGGCGGATATTTATGCGCAAATTGATGCGGATTTAGCCAAGGCGCTGGACTATCTTCCGCAAACCTGGGAAGTGGGTACCAGTAATCCTTATCCGGGCAGGCTTACTAAAGGCGCCGTTAACACGCTTTGGGCACAAACTTATTTATTCAGAGCCAACTGGGCAAAGGTGGTGAGTCTTTGTAATGAAGTTGTTGCATCCAATCAATACAGCTTATTGCCTAACTTTTATGATATATGGAAAGATGGGTTGGACGGCGCCGGAAAAAATAGTGCTGAATCAATTTTGGAGCACCAAAACCTGCAAGGCAAAAACCTCGTTCCCAATCAGGGATCCAATTGGGGCACCAGCCAGAATGTACGCCAGGGCGGCGCCGCCAAAGAATGGAATTTGGGCTGGGGCTGGAACACGCCTACACAAAAACTGGTGGATGCCTGGGATGATAGTGATCCAAGAAAACGCATGACCATCTTATACTCGGGCCAGTCTGACGGCGGTCCCACACAAGGCGGCTATGGCGCTACCTTGCCTGCCTATAATCCGGGACCCGGTTTGGACCAGCCCTATTGGAACAAAAAAGTGTATTCTGATCCACAGATGCGGGCCCTTACAGGAACCATTGGAGGAGGTAATGCCTCCTGGATCAGTCACCGCCAATTGCGCTATGCTGATGTGATCTTAATGCTGGCCGAAGCGAGTAATGAAATGGGAGATGGAGCCACCGCAGCAACCAACCTGGAACTGATCAGAAACCGTGCAAGCGGCAACCTTGGCCCGGCCAGAACGATCGTACCTAAAATTGCTTTCGCCAACCAGGCCCAAATGCGCACGGCCATAAAAAATGAAAGAAGATTCGAGTTTGCCATGGAAGGATACCGCTTCTTTGACCTGGTAAGATGGGGCGATGCCCAGACTGAATTAGGAAGCCTTGGTTATACGAACCGGTGCCGGTATTACCCCATACCGCAAAAAGCGATCGATCTTTCAAAAGTGAATGGTGTACCCGTGTTGAAGCAAAACCCGGAATGGCCATAG
- a CDS encoding retropepsin-like aspartic protease: protein MSVLKLRLLFVGSKGEKHLYTLFDSGANLSCIAKEQLEELEVPIHLGRVRKLATASEGHYIEISERVTLDFYINDVLLSDEFLVVPNLSEEAIIGAATLQKWRIRLNFEDDLVEVDPKVAKLQLV from the coding sequence ATGTCAGTATTAAAACTACGCTTATTATTTGTAGGCTCCAAAGGAGAAAAGCACCTGTACACTTTATTTGACAGCGGGGCGAATCTTTCTTGTATTGCAAAAGAGCAGTTAGAGGAATTAGAGGTTCCCATTCATTTGGGGCGGGTAAGAAAACTGGCCACAGCAAGCGAAGGGCATTATATTGAAATTAGCGAAAGAGTTACTCTTGACTTTTATATAAACGATGTGCTGCTTTCCGATGAATTTTTGGTAGTTCCCAACTTAAGCGAAGAAGCCATTATTGGTGCTGCCACTCTTCAAAAATGGCGCATCAGGTTGAATTTTGAAGATGATTTGGTAGAAGTGGACCCCAAAGTAGCGAAATTGCAACTGGTTTGA
- a CDS encoding RNA polymerase sigma factor — MPVLKTRILQGDEAAFTRLYELFYRRLYSFSLSLVRVSDIANEVVEDVFMKVWTSQSLLRNVENLSVYLYVAVKNQSLNRLSAQAREWMVSGLDNLEPDVAVINNDPYTFTVTNEMLNRVNHAIDQLPPRCKMIFKLIREDGLKYKEVAAILNISVNTIDVQMATAVKRISEALGIPKNIPQQQSAKKI; from the coding sequence TTGCCTGTACTGAAAACAAGAATTTTACAAGGAGACGAAGCCGCTTTTACCCGGCTATATGAATTATTCTACCGGCGTCTTTACAGTTTCTCTCTCTCATTGGTTAGGGTTTCCGACATCGCAAATGAAGTGGTGGAAGACGTTTTTATGAAGGTGTGGACCAGCCAATCGCTGCTGCGTAACGTGGAAAATCTTTCCGTATACCTGTATGTTGCGGTAAAAAATCAATCCCTCAACAGGCTTTCGGCCCAGGCCCGGGAATGGATGGTTTCCGGTTTGGATAACCTGGAGCCTGATGTGGCGGTCATCAACAATGACCCTTATACCTTTACTGTAACCAATGAAATGCTAAACAGGGTAAACCATGCTATTGACCAATTACCACCCCGCTGCAAAATGATTTTTAAATTGATCCGGGAAGACGGGCTTAAATACAAAGAAGTAGCTGCCATCCTGAATATATCGGTAAACACCATTGATGTACAAATGGCCACCGCTGTTAAACGCATCAGCGAGGCCCTTGGTATCCCCAAAAACATCCCGCAACAGCAATCAGCAAAAAAAATTTAA
- the recA gene encoding recombinase RecA — translation MDTNSEKLKALRLTMDKIDKDYGKGSVMMMNEKAEVNQEVISTGSIGLDTALGIGGLPRGRVIEIYGPESSGKTTIATHVIAEAQKKGGMCAIIDAEHAFDSNYAKKLGVNVDNLLISQPDYGEQALEIADRLILSGALDVVVIDSVAALVPKSELEGEMGDSKMGLHARLMSQALRKLTATISKTNTVCIFINQLREKIGVMFGNPETTTGGNALKFYASVRLDIRRSAQIKDGDSAIGNRVKVKVVKNKVAPPFRSAEFDIIFGEGVSKTGEIIDMGVELNIIQKSGSWYSYNSDKLGQGRDAVKSLLLDNPELAATIEAQIREKIKEMQG, via the coding sequence ATGGACACAAATAGCGAAAAACTAAAGGCGCTGCGGCTGACCATGGATAAAATTGACAAGGATTACGGCAAAGGCAGTGTGATGATGATGAATGAGAAGGCCGAAGTGAACCAGGAAGTGATTTCCACCGGTTCCATTGGCCTGGATACCGCACTGGGCATTGGCGGGCTGCCGCGTGGCCGGGTGATAGAAATTTACGGACCTGAATCTTCCGGTAAAACCACCATTGCAACCCATGTAATTGCAGAGGCGCAGAAAAAAGGAGGCATGTGCGCGATCATTGACGCGGAGCATGCTTTTGATAGTAACTATGCAAAGAAATTAGGAGTAAATGTTGATAATTTGCTGATCTCTCAGCCTGATTACGGTGAGCAGGCGCTGGAAATTGCCGACCGCCTGATCCTTTCCGGGGCGTTGGATGTGGTGGTGATCGACTCTGTTGCAGCACTGGTACCTAAAAGCGAGCTGGAAGGCGAAATGGGAGATAGCAAAATGGGCTTGCATGCCCGGCTGATGAGCCAGGCGCTGCGGAAGCTTACCGCTACTATTTCCAAGACCAATACGGTTTGTATTTTTATTAACCAACTGCGGGAGAAGATAGGGGTCATGTTCGGTAACCCCGAAACCACTACCGGTGGTAATGCGTTAAAGTTTTATGCTTCCGTACGTTTGGATATCCGTCGTTCTGCACAAATCAAAGACGGCGACAGCGCTATCGGGAACCGCGTGAAAGTAAAAGTTGTTAAAAACAAGGTGGCGCCCCCCTTCCGTTCCGCTGAGTTTGATATCATTTTTGGAGAAGGAGTTTCCAAAACCGGTGAGATCATTGATATGGGTGTGGAATTGAATATCATCCAGAAAAGCGGGTCCTGGTATAGTTATAACAGCGATAAGCTGGGCCAGGGGCGTGATGCCGTAAAATCGTTGTTGCTGGACAACCCCGAATTGGCTGCTACCATAGAAGCCCAGATCCGGGAGAAGATCAAAGAGATGCAGGGATAG
- a CDS encoding FecR family protein translates to MRDDAYIWKLMARSIYGEASPAEQQELRKYFIQYPDLKQQFELLYPLLGKKQLPEEKMEEPDYARKATELVEKARGLESAPVIQLKRRRRAYYAAAGIVIAVIGAAAFLLYKPATVAIKKDPVALALATGKGARKQMLLPDGSQVWLNGGSNLYYVTDFKGATREVRLEGEAFFDVVKDRKHPFIVHAGTIDVKVLGTAFNVKAYSSEANITTVLYRGLVSITRHEGNKNFQPVLLYPNQKIVIPSKEVVEDNATANEQQQDAIKIETIDSTKKEQERVETAWMYNRLEFRGDDFATLANKMEQWYNVEIRFADDRVKQLNFNGSFEKETVQQALAALKIANPFNYIIENNVIVISSLH, encoded by the coding sequence ATGAGAGATGATGCATACATATGGAAATTGATGGCGCGCAGCATCTATGGCGAGGCTTCGCCTGCAGAACAACAGGAACTGCGGAAATACTTCATTCAATACCCCGACTTAAAACAGCAATTTGAATTACTATACCCGCTTTTGGGCAAGAAGCAGCTACCGGAAGAAAAAATGGAGGAGCCGGATTATGCCCGAAAGGCAACCGAACTTGTTGAAAAAGCCAGGGGCCTGGAAAGCGCACCGGTTATACAGCTAAAGCGCCGCCGCAGGGCGTATTATGCTGCCGCCGGTATTGTGATTGCTGTAATTGGGGCCGCTGCTTTCCTTTTATATAAGCCCGCTACCGTTGCCATAAAAAAGGATCCGGTTGCCTTGGCTTTGGCAACCGGTAAAGGGGCGCGCAAACAAATGCTATTGCCTGATGGTAGCCAGGTGTGGCTGAATGGTGGATCCAACCTGTATTATGTGACCGATTTTAAAGGCGCCACCCGGGAAGTACGGCTGGAAGGAGAAGCATTTTTTGACGTGGTAAAAGACAGGAAGCATCCATTTATTGTACATGCCGGAACGATTGATGTAAAAGTGCTGGGCACTGCTTTTAACGTAAAGGCATACAGCAGTGAAGCAAATATCACTACCGTGCTTTACCGGGGATTGGTAAGTATTACCCGCCATGAGGGTAACAAAAATTTTCAACCGGTACTGTTATACCCTAATCAAAAAATTGTCATCCCCAGCAAGGAAGTTGTTGAAGACAACGCTACCGCCAATGAACAACAGCAGGACGCTATAAAGATCGAAACTATTGACAGTACAAAGAAGGAGCAGGAACGTGTGGAAACTGCATGGATGTATAACCGGCTGGAGTTTCGTGGTGACGACTTTGCAACCCTGGCAAATAAAATGGAACAATGGTATAATGTGGAGATCCGTTTTGCGGATGACCGGGTGAAGCAATTAAACTTTAACGGGTCTTTTGAAAAAGAGACGGTTCAGCAGGCGCTGGCAGCCTTAAAAATTGCAAATCCGTTTAATTATATAATAGAGAATAATGTAATAGTTATTAGCTCCCTGCACTAA
- a CDS encoding GDSL-type esterase/lipase family protein — protein sequence MILKLQFILLFFLAGNLLLAQPSTTVPVVQNRDKLYDWQQRHEAILALNKENPPRNVIMGNSIIHYWAGLPKAPVVRGADSWTGYLEPLGLRNMGFGWDKIENVLWRVQNGELDGYTAKHVVLMIGTNNLGDNNDKEIIEGLAVLVKAVRQHQPAAKILLAGILPRRRQEDRIAGLNKAIKKLARKKHVVFINPGRIFLNKQSKIDEQWFVDGLHPNAAGYQKLAPLLARHLKD from the coding sequence ATGATTCTTAAACTTCAGTTTATTCTACTTTTTTTCCTGGCAGGCAACCTGCTGCTGGCGCAGCCTTCCACCACCGTACCTGTAGTACAAAACAGGGATAAGTTATATGACTGGCAACAGCGACACGAGGCGATACTCGCTTTGAATAAAGAGAACCCGCCACGCAATGTGATCATGGGCAATTCCATTATTCACTATTGGGCGGGACTGCCCAAGGCGCCCGTTGTTCGCGGAGCCGATTCCTGGACCGGATATCTGGAACCCCTCGGATTAAGGAATATGGGTTTTGGATGGGACAAAATTGAAAACGTTTTATGGCGCGTGCAAAATGGGGAATTGGATGGATATACGGCAAAACATGTAGTGCTGATGATCGGCACCAATAATTTAGGAGATAATAATGATAAGGAGATAATTGAAGGACTGGCCGTATTGGTAAAAGCCGTGCGGCAACATCAGCCTGCTGCTAAGATCCTGCTGGCGGGCATTTTACCGCGCCGCAGGCAGGAAGACCGGATCGCCGGCTTAAACAAAGCTATCAAAAAACTTGCCCGTAAAAAGCATGTTGTGTTTATTAACCCGGGCCGTATATTTTTAAATAAACAAAGCAAGATTGACGAGCAATGGTTTGTCGATGGCCTGCACCCTAATGCGGCCGGGTATCAAAAACTGGCGCCTTTACTGGCGAGGCATTTGAAAGATTGA
- a CDS encoding TonB-dependent receptor: MKCLKRGTTFPETKKVFLAMKLTVLFMLFFTLNIHARGFGQQRINLHATRTDIADVFKSIEQKTAYRFLYNSSLEQLNTKVTIHAKEATIDEILPVLLFRTDLTFQKMENGLIVIKADPLAKADVRVAGTVTDSSGAPLAGVSVQVKGTNVGTVTNTEGAFALAVPSANSILVFSAVGYEDQEYPLNGNASIAVKMMASQKIMDQVVVIGYGTANKRDLTGSIVKIDGKEVADKPNTNPVASLQGKVAGLSVVNSGTPGAAPDIRIRGTVSIGQVHPLYIVDGIFNDNIDFINPNDIESIEVLKDPSSLAIFGVKGATGVIAITTKKAKKGQTTINFSTNYGFKKLVDKIKMVDANGFNTLFAEENANNNVATPPYAQLNSNTDWVNAVTRTGVFNSNNLSISSSSEKNNFFFGLGYTNEDGIVIHENLKKLQLSFNDEVKLNKAIKLGVNFNASRQRNPYDATSVLDNARKVMPNVYAGTKQFKVADPYTGDSVMMNIYSGLATTLQNSGVVNPVLEVENTWNTQRDYIYRYVGNVYVDINFLKHFNFRPTWYADFSNQDKRVYQPLYYAYDPITDNPYLYSTLTSVTQNQNNWKKFQQDYVLTYKNRFGDHNLTATAGFTTYYYGSFLTGAIAKQFTSGSSARPIPNDPRFWYLNSGFNDPSITTVDPGSTNQYEYTTVSGLARVLYNYKNKYYLNASLRNDASSQLPAKNRNQLYWAVGAGWELTKEAFMQDITAINFLKLKGSIGVLGNQTATRLDGSPIPYPMYPNLLTNKGAPFGTNISNAAQNAYQPNPDLKWETVHAKEVGVELTAFDNRLHFEFNYFDKVTKNLMTYINRSVQGINDLLENGGSIKNWGEEFSASWNQQLSKDFSLNVAGNITFLKNKVLSLAPDIPGGFLPRTFMNNGAAEARTIVGQPIGSFYGYVVDGIYQSYADILSSPVASSIGAYRPGDFKFKDVNGDGVITADDRTIIGNPTPKFTYGTSVNLNYKQVSLSVDMGGVYGNDVFRTWASLESPFQRVNYAALQLDRWHGPGTSNWAPILSQGDRFNYNGSTYNIEDGSYFRLRNVNLAYAFSQRLLHSSWIKGLKIFANVQNLKTWKRNNGYTPEFGGDATAFGFDFAGGAIPRVTTFGLNVSF, encoded by the coding sequence ATGAAATGCTTAAAAAGAGGAACAACCTTTCCCGAAACAAAAAAAGTTTTTCTCGCTATGAAACTGACGGTGCTGTTCATGCTTTTTTTTACGTTAAATATCCACGCGCGCGGGTTTGGGCAGCAGCGTATTAACTTACATGCTACGAGAACGGACATTGCGGATGTTTTTAAATCGATCGAACAAAAAACAGCTTACCGGTTCCTGTACAACAGCAGCCTGGAGCAATTGAACACCAAAGTGACCATTCATGCAAAAGAAGCCACTATTGATGAAATTCTTCCGGTATTGCTTTTTCGCACCGACCTTACTTTTCAGAAAATGGAAAACGGGCTCATTGTCATAAAAGCAGACCCGCTGGCAAAAGCAGATGTAAGAGTTGCCGGTACCGTTACCGATAGTTCAGGCGCGCCTTTAGCAGGTGTATCTGTACAGGTAAAAGGAACTAATGTGGGCACAGTAACCAATACAGAGGGAGCTTTTGCCCTTGCGGTGCCCAGCGCCAACAGCATATTGGTATTTTCGGCGGTGGGATATGAAGACCAGGAATATCCGCTCAATGGCAACGCCAGCATTGCTGTTAAGATGATGGCCTCCCAAAAGATCATGGACCAGGTAGTAGTGATCGGGTATGGTACCGCAAATAAAAGAGACCTTACCGGGTCAATAGTAAAAATTGATGGTAAAGAGGTAGCGGACAAGCCCAACACCAACCCTGTAGCATCCTTACAGGGAAAAGTGGCCGGGTTAAGCGTGGTAAACAGTGGAACGCCCGGGGCTGCTCCCGACATCAGGATAAGAGGAACAGTGAGTATCGGGCAGGTGCACCCCCTTTATATTGTGGATGGTATTTTTAATGACAATATCGATTTCATAAATCCAAATGACATTGAATCGATCGAAGTATTAAAAGACCCTTCCTCTCTTGCCATTTTTGGCGTTAAAGGCGCTACCGGCGTTATTGCCATCACCACCAAGAAAGCCAAAAAAGGGCAAACCACTATTAACTTCAGCACCAACTATGGTTTTAAGAAACTGGTGGACAAAATTAAGATGGTGGACGCCAATGGCTTTAATACGCTTTTTGCAGAAGAAAACGCAAACAATAATGTTGCTACTCCCCCCTATGCGCAATTAAACTCCAATACAGACTGGGTGAATGCCGTTACCCGGACCGGGGTTTTTAATTCAAATAATTTAAGCATTTCGAGCAGCTCAGAAAAAAATAATTTCTTTTTTGGACTAGGCTATACCAATGAAGATGGTATTGTTATTCATGAGAACCTTAAGAAACTTCAATTGTCGTTTAATGATGAAGTAAAGCTGAACAAGGCAATCAAACTGGGCGTAAATTTTAACGCCTCCCGGCAAAGAAATCCATATGATGCAACCAGTGTTCTGGATAACGCAAGGAAGGTGATGCCCAATGTATATGCCGGTACCAAACAGTTTAAGGTGGCAGACCCCTACACTGGCGACAGCGTAATGATGAATATTTATTCCGGATTAGCTACCACCCTACAAAACTCTGGTGTGGTAAACCCCGTTCTGGAAGTAGAGAACACCTGGAACACCCAGCGAGACTACATCTACCGGTATGTAGGCAATGTATACGTCGACATCAATTTCTTAAAACATTTTAATTTCAGGCCCACCTGGTATGCAGATTTCAGTAACCAGGATAAACGCGTGTATCAGCCCCTGTATTATGCGTACGACCCCATTACGGATAACCCCTATCTCTACAGTACGTTAACATCTGTTACGCAGAACCAGAATAACTGGAAAAAATTTCAGCAGGACTATGTGTTAACCTATAAGAACCGGTTTGGAGATCATAACCTGACCGCCACCGCAGGGTTTACTACCTATTATTACGGATCATTTCTTACCGGCGCAATAGCCAAACAATTTACCTCCGGTTCCTCTGCCCGGCCCATTCCCAACGATCCCCGGTTCTGGTACCTGAACTCCGGGTTTAACGATCCCTCCATTACAACCGTTGATCCCGGCAGCACCAACCAATATGAATATACCACCGTTTCCGGGTTAGCGCGGGTGTTATACAATTACAAGAACAAGTATTATTTAAACGCTTCGCTGCGTAACGACGCTTCCTCTCAACTGCCCGCTAAAAACAGGAACCAGCTCTATTGGGCCGTAGGCGCCGGGTGGGAGCTTACCAAAGAAGCGTTTATGCAGGATATAACCGCCATTAACTTCCTGAAGCTAAAAGGATCCATCGGCGTATTAGGAAACCAAACGGCTACAAGGTTGGACGGAAGCCCTATTCCTTATCCCATGTATCCTAATCTTCTTACCAATAAAGGCGCCCCATTTGGAACCAATATCAGCAATGCCGCCCAAAATGCCTACCAGCCCAATCCTGATTTAAAATGGGAAACCGTGCATGCAAAAGAAGTGGGCGTTGAGTTAACTGCTTTTGATAACCGGCTGCATTTTGAATTTAATTATTTTGACAAAGTAACTAAAAACCTGATGACCTATATCAACAGGTCGGTCCAGGGAATAAACGACCTGTTGGAAAACGGCGGCAGCATTAAAAACTGGGGGGAAGAGTTTAGTGCCAGTTGGAATCAGCAGTTGTCAAAAGACTTTTCATTGAACGTTGCGGGCAATATCACTTTTCTTAAAAACAAAGTGCTGAGCCTGGCCCCTGATATTCCCGGAGGATTCTTACCCAGAACATTTATGAATAATGGTGCAGCCGAAGCCCGTACCATCGTTGGGCAACCCATTGGCTCCTTTTATGGTTATGTGGTAGACGGTATCTACCAGAGCTATGCTGATATCTTATCATCACCGGTAGCCTCAAGTATTGGAGCCTACCGGCCGGGCGATTTTAAGTTTAAGGACGTAAATGGCGATGGGGTCATTACTGCGGACGACCGTACGATTATTGGTAACCCTACGCCCAAGTTTACATATGGCACCTCTGTAAATTTAAACTACAAACAGGTTTCCCTGTCGGTTGACATGGGTGGCGTATATGGTAATGATGTGTTCAGAACCTGGGCTTCCTTAGAGTCTCCCTTCCAAAGAGTGAATTATGCCGCCCTTCAGTTAGACAGGTGGCATGGCCCTGGTACATCCAATTGGGCGCCTATTTTGAGCCAGGGAGACCGGTTCAACTATAACGGCTCTACCTATAATATTGAGGATGGCAGCTATTTCAGATTAAGAAACGTGAACCTGGCCTATGCCTTTAGTCAAAGACTGCTGCATAGCTCCTGGATTAAAGGGCTGAAGATTTTTGCAAACGTGCAAAACCTGAAAACATGGAAGCGCAATAACGGCTATACACCGGAGTTTGGTGGCGATGCTACTGCTTTCGGGTTCGATTTTGCCGGGGGCGCCATACCAAGAGTTACCACTTTTGGTTTAAATGTTAGCTTTTAA
- a CDS encoding DUF3127 domain-containing protein: MQLTATLVQVLPLQKGTGKNGEWKKQDIIVETQAQYPKKVCISIWGDKINESLLQTGKQLTISFDVESREYNGRWYTDVKAWKVESATAAGNQGNNYKDNEPSDNYSDLNTGADDLPF; this comes from the coding sequence ATGCAGTTGACGGCGACCCTGGTACAGGTTTTACCCTTGCAAAAAGGAACAGGAAAAAACGGAGAGTGGAAAAAGCAGGATATTATTGTTGAAACACAGGCGCAGTATCCAAAAAAAGTTTGTATTTCCATTTGGGGCGATAAAATCAATGAGAGCCTGTTGCAAACTGGCAAACAACTGACCATTTCTTTTGATGTGGAAAGCCGGGAATATAACGGCCGCTGGTATACCGATGTAAAAGCCTGGAAAGTAGAATCGGCGACAGCGGCAGGCAATCAGGGGAATAACTACAAAGACAATGAGCCTTCAGATAATTATTCAGATCTGAACACGGGGGCGGACGATCTGCCTTTTTAA
- the rpoN gene encoding RNA polymerase factor sigma-54 gives MKLLQVPTANLEERIKEEMEENPALELDEGKHSDEGELKDEFADSEHSLDDSENNRDEYDNIDVSDYVQDGDDDIADYKTREDHYGDDENRQLPIKTETSFYDTLENQLGLLSLTEDEQRIAQHIIGSIDEDGYLRRDTPALVDDLAFRQNIESTPQEVEKIIQKIQQFDPPGVGARDLTECLLLQLRRQKQEGKDVDKAILAIEKYFDEFTKKHYEKIQRGLGLTEEELKEVMQQIVKLNPKPGGNVGAVNKAESYVVPDFFIINNNGKLELTLNSRNAPELRISEGYRDMMRDYDRSSKKDKQQKEAVLFIKQKIDAAKWFIDAIRQRQHTLLDTMSAIMEHQEDFFLTGDETSLKPMILKDIAEKTNLDISTVSRVANSKFVQTEFGTYRLKFFFSESLSTDSGEEVSTREVKKILTDLIESESKKHPYSDEKLTELLQEKGYNIARRTVAKYREQLNIPVARLRKELV, from the coding sequence ATGAAATTGCTGCAGGTACCTACTGCGAACCTGGAAGAACGGATCAAGGAGGAGATGGAGGAAAACCCGGCATTGGAACTGGATGAGGGAAAACACAGTGATGAGGGGGAGCTGAAAGATGAGTTTGCTGATAGTGAACATTCGCTGGACGATTCAGAAAACAACCGGGATGAATACGACAATATTGATGTTAGCGACTATGTGCAGGATGGCGATGATGATATTGCGGATTATAAAACAAGAGAAGATCATTACGGGGATGACGAGAACCGGCAGTTGCCTATAAAAACCGAAACCAGTTTTTATGATACGCTGGAGAACCAGTTGGGACTGCTTTCCCTTACGGAAGATGAACAGCGCATTGCACAGCATATTATTGGCAGTATAGATGAAGACGGCTACCTGCGCCGGGACACGCCGGCCCTGGTAGACGACCTGGCCTTCCGGCAGAATATTGAATCCACGCCGCAGGAAGTAGAAAAGATCATTCAAAAGATCCAGCAGTTTGACCCGCCGGGTGTGGGGGCGAGGGACCTTACCGAGTGTTTATTATTGCAGTTGCGGCGGCAAAAACAAGAAGGCAAGGATGTGGACAAAGCCATTCTGGCGATTGAAAAATATTTCGACGAATTTACCAAGAAGCATTACGAAAAGATCCAGCGGGGCCTGGGGTTAACGGAGGAGGAGCTGAAGGAAGTAATGCAACAGATCGTAAAGTTGAACCCCAAACCGGGTGGCAATGTGGGCGCCGTAAACAAGGCGGAAAGCTACGTGGTTCCGGACTTTTTTATAATTAATAATAACGGGAAGCTGGAATTGACGTTGAACAGCCGCAATGCGCCGGAACTGCGCATCAGCGAAGGCTACCGGGATATGATGCGGGATTATGACCGCAGTTCTAAAAAGGATAAGCAACAAAAAGAAGCGGTCCTTTTTATTAAGCAAAAAATTGACGCAGCAAAATGGTTTATTGACGCCATCAGGCAACGGCAGCATACGTTGCTGGATACGATGTCGGCGATCATGGAACACCAGGAAGATTTTTTTCTTACCGGTGATGAAACATCGCTGAAACCCATGATCCTGAAAGATATTGCTGAAAAGACCAACCTGGATATTTCCACTGTAAGCCGGGTGGCGAACAGTAAGTTTGTGCAAACAGAATTTGGTACCTATCGCCTGAAATTCTTCTTCAGCGAATCCCTGAGCACGGATAGTGGGGAAGAGGTTTCTACCCGGGAGGTAAAGAAAATATTAACCGATCTTATTGAATCGGAAAGCAAAAAACATCCCTACAGTGATGAAAAGCTTACCGAACTGCTGCAGGAAAAGGGCTATAATATCGCCCGTCGCACCGTAGCCAAGTACCGGGAGCAACTGAATATTCCGGTGGCAAGGTTAAGGAAGGAACTGGTGTAA